A window of Methanolobus sediminis contains these coding sequences:
- a CDS encoding PAS domain S-box protein codes for MNASSGVMNISTNRPGKTKAGEENTSTSIPIDKKLEAVYNSSPVISFIWKAEGEWPVESVSGNITRLGYTPEDFLSGKLLYGDIVHPDDLDRIHFEVKKHSEKKNTSYFSLNYRVLTKDGDVRWVTERSFIKRDENGDITHFQGIIIDNTELEETERELLETGKKYQIIFESSPVGIIYFDENGIITHCNKAFSDIVGAPVKKIAGFSVLSSLNDENLKSAVDLVFLGNPGYYEGEYFSAISGKKLMVKASFTPVLDNDGSLIGGIGIMEDVELSKKAQEIINLNEMRLEALLKLYQMQDSPMSEIAEYAIEKAVKLTNSNIGYLEFLNENQNVLETYHWPYDSHEYYSEEPFVHPVRSTGFWGEAIRERKAVIVNRDYDTERVDEIYPGTKEKMLRHITIPVFDNDQIVAVAGVANKKSDYDESDVRQLTLLMEGMWKLVQYKQTTEILYEALRMRRVLESIMSSSPAIVFLWKPEQDWPVEFVSDNIEQFGYTVNDFITGKIIYGDIIHPSDLQRVRNEVERASREGFSDFSQEYRILTKSGEVRWVDERTMLHYDQRGMVDYLQGIIVDITERKQANNFMRVECDLDNVLGDTGSLEDTFDKLLDFTLEAKSIDSGIMYVVDKKTGEFDAVSYRGLSKSFVDSLSHFKPNTLMARMFSTGFPVYKYFTEINMMLPASKLDYEGLQAMAFIPIKHNDELVAAMVLGSHSELEVPASSRNLIETIANQVGIVISRMKKDSGLQKSKNHMNSLLNVLDEMVFIMDLQGSILHVNSSLADTLNYTFKDLEMKDFLMLYPEGWEDDVLSTLDEIMAGKSSTSEIPLISKEGILVPVKSKFTIGDWGGQDVLISISSLIKEPGV; via the coding sequence ATGAATGCAAGTTCAGGAGTGATGAACATTTCAACTAACAGACCAGGAAAGACCAAGGCCGGGGAAGAAAACACATCTACTTCTATTCCTATTGACAAAAAACTGGAAGCTGTTTACAACAGTAGCCCTGTTATCTCTTTCATTTGGAAAGCAGAGGGAGAATGGCCGGTAGAATCAGTTTCAGGTAACATTACACGCCTTGGTTATACTCCTGAGGATTTCCTTTCAGGGAAACTACTTTATGGGGATATAGTTCATCCTGACGATCTTGACAGGATACACTTCGAAGTAAAAAAGCACTCTGAAAAGAAGAACACTTCATATTTTTCCCTTAATTACCGTGTGCTCACCAAAGATGGTGACGTTCGCTGGGTAACAGAGAGGTCTTTCATTAAAAGAGATGAAAATGGTGATATCACTCATTTCCAGGGCATAATCATCGATAACACCGAGCTTGAAGAAACCGAGCGTGAGTTGCTAGAAACCGGAAAGAAGTACCAGATCATCTTTGAAAGTTCACCTGTTGGTATCATTTACTTTGATGAGAATGGAATAATCACTCACTGCAACAAAGCATTTTCAGATATAGTAGGGGCCCCTGTAAAGAAGATAGCAGGTTTTAGTGTGCTCTCCTCTCTTAATGATGAAAACCTGAAAAGTGCTGTTGACCTTGTTTTCCTTGGAAATCCCGGTTACTATGAAGGTGAGTATTTCTCTGCCATAAGTGGGAAAAAACTCATGGTAAAGGCCAGTTTCACTCCAGTACTTGATAACGACGGCTCACTGATTGGTGGTATCGGCATCATGGAAGACGTTGAACTGAGTAAAAAGGCTCAGGAGATCATAAATCTGAACGAGATGCGTCTTGAAGCCCTTCTGAAACTCTATCAGATGCAGGATTCCCCAATGAGTGAAATTGCGGAATATGCCATAGAAAAAGCAGTGAAGCTTACTAATAGTAATATTGGTTACCTTGAATTCCTCAATGAGAATCAAAATGTTCTTGAAACATATCACTGGCCTTATGATTCCCATGAATATTATTCAGAAGAACCATTTGTACACCCTGTCCGCTCAACAGGTTTCTGGGGAGAGGCTATAAGGGAACGCAAAGCAGTTATTGTGAACAGGGACTATGACACAGAGCGTGTGGATGAGATATATCCAGGGACAAAAGAGAAAATGCTCCGCCATATAACTATCCCTGTCTTTGATAATGACCAGATAGTTGCTGTTGCAGGTGTAGCCAACAAAAAAAGCGATTATGACGAATCTGATGTCAGGCAACTCACACTTCTAATGGAAGGAATGTGGAAACTTGTACAGTACAAGCAGACAACTGAAATCCTTTATGAAGCATTGAGGATGCGCAGAGTCCTTGAATCTATCATGAGTTCAAGTCCGGCCATTGTTTTCTTATGGAAACCGGAGCAGGACTGGCCTGTAGAGTTCGTATCAGATAATATCGAGCAGTTTGGTTATACTGTTAATGATTTCATAACAGGCAAGATCATCTATGGAGACATCATTCATCCTTCTGACCTACAGAGGGTCAGGAATGAGGTTGAGAGGGCCTCCAGAGAAGGATTCTCGGATTTCAGTCAGGAGTACAGGATTCTCACAAAATCAGGCGAAGTCAGGTGGGTTGATGAAAGGACCATGCTTCATTATGACCAGAGAGGCATGGTAGATTATCTTCAGGGTATCATTGTTGACATAACCGAACGCAAGCAAGCTAATAATTTCATGCGTGTGGAATGTGACCTTGATAATGTTCTCGGTGATACCGGCAGCCTTGAAGATACATTTGATAAGCTACTTGATTTTACCCTTGAAGCTAAATCAATAGATTCGGGCATCATGTATGTAGTAGATAAAAAGACAGGGGAATTTGATGCTGTATCCTATCGTGGACTTTCAAAAAGTTTTGTAGATTCGCTTTCTCATTTCAAGCCTAATACGCTTATGGCCCGCATGTTCAGTACTGGTTTTCCGGTTTATAAGTACTTCACAGAGATCAATATGATGCTTCCTGCATCAAAACTTGACTATGAAGGTTTGCAGGCAATGGCCTTCATTCCTATAAAACACAATGATGAACTGGTTGCAGCCATGGTACTTGGTTCCCATTCCGAACTTGAGGTTCCTGCCAGCTCGAGGAATCTTATAGAAACCATTGCAAATCAGGTTGGAATAGTGATCTCCAGAATGAAGAAGGATTCCGGATTGCAGAAAAGCAAGAACCATATGAATTCACTTCTGAATGTACTTGATGAAATGGTCTTCATCATGGACCTGCAGGGAAGCATTCTGCATGTGAACTCCTCACTGGCCGATACTCTGAACTACACATTCAAAGACCTTGAAATGAAAGATTTCCTCATGCTTTATCCTGAAGGATGGGAGGATGATGTTCTTTCAACACTTGATGAGATCATGGCAGGTAAATCCTCAACTTCTGAGATACCATTAATAAGTAAGGAAGGTATACTGGTCCCGGTAAAATCAAAATTCACAATTGGGGACTGGGGAGGACAGGATGTCCTCATTTCAATTTCTTCCCTTATAAAAGAGCCAGGAGTTTAA
- a CDS encoding hydantoinase/oxoprolinase family protein, protein MMYSLGIDAGGTYTDAVLIRDSDGKILNSNKSLTTYPDILTGIRNTLDGLDELYLKDVHYVSVSTTLATNSVLEKTGYPVALILANNTDIPNRSKIEHFTLVSGGHNSAGNEVCPLDLDSVRDFVLKVRDKVSAFAVSSYFSVRNPDHELRIKEVITELTGLPVVCGHELSQDLGAYERGVTAYLNARLIPISSHFMEAVSSEMERRNIDAKLMMLKCDGSVVGISEALKRPIESVFSGPAASLVGAAFLSKNENCTVIDVGGTSTDVSLIHRGVPELSEAGAIVGGWQTKVKAIRMETSAMGGDSHVWVRNHLTNIGPRRVIPLCLAAVEYPEITEKLKQNQVILRNQIGENLQPTKFFFRSGLEASDISPDEEELLSRIKDRPLTVSEIYWNEKRLPSPGTLDLLIQKRLIKAIGFTPTDALHVLGEYTQWNREASVLGAGILAALSGTDENEFCLGIKKEVAKNMALNLISFLLENVSREEIEKVLNGKFFAGFKVDLPVVLLGGPVKAYEKELAEFIDADIILPEYCDVGNAVGAVAGKGSRKLEVLIKANYTESKYNLKTSSFITFFPGGREEFASYHEALEFGEEIGSKLIMNYMSDAGLDTADVSIEMHRNDIVTHEGGLPVETRLSFSGIGEAGKNRKTEVE, encoded by the coding sequence CTGATGTACAGTCTTGGAATAGATGCCGGAGGCACCTATACTGACGCAGTGCTTATCAGAGACTCAGACGGAAAGATACTGAATTCCAATAAATCACTCACAACATACCCTGACATTTTAACAGGAATCAGAAACACCTTGGACGGACTGGATGAGCTGTATCTCAAAGATGTACATTACGTATCTGTTTCTACAACTCTTGCAACAAATAGCGTCCTGGAAAAAACAGGCTATCCGGTTGCACTCATTCTTGCAAATAACACAGACATCCCCAACAGGTCAAAAATAGAACATTTCACTCTTGTCAGTGGCGGACATAACAGTGCAGGAAATGAAGTATGCCCTCTTGACCTGGATTCTGTACGTGACTTTGTCCTTAAAGTAAGAGATAAAGTCTCAGCATTTGCAGTTTCATCATATTTCAGTGTACGCAATCCTGACCATGAACTGAGGATCAAGGAAGTTATTACCGAACTAACCGGACTTCCGGTGGTCTGCGGACACGAACTTTCACAGGATCTTGGTGCATACGAAAGAGGGGTCACTGCATACCTCAATGCCAGACTTATACCAATTTCCAGTCATTTCATGGAAGCCGTCAGTTCCGAAATGGAAAGGAGGAACATTGATGCAAAACTTATGATGCTAAAATGTGATGGCTCAGTTGTAGGCATCAGTGAAGCATTGAAAAGACCAATTGAGTCCGTATTCTCAGGACCTGCTGCAAGCCTTGTAGGAGCTGCTTTTCTTTCAAAGAATGAGAATTGCACGGTCATTGATGTTGGAGGAACCAGCACCGATGTATCCCTGATTCACCGTGGAGTTCCTGAACTAAGCGAAGCCGGTGCCATAGTTGGCGGCTGGCAGACAAAGGTCAAGGCTATTCGCATGGAAACATCCGCAATGGGTGGTGACAGCCATGTCTGGGTAAGGAACCATTTGACAAATATCGGACCTCGCAGGGTAATCCCACTCTGCCTGGCTGCTGTTGAATATCCTGAGATAACTGAAAAACTGAAACAGAACCAGGTAATCCTCCGCAACCAGATAGGCGAGAATCTTCAGCCTACAAAATTCTTTTTCAGATCAGGACTTGAGGCTTCTGATATAAGTCCTGATGAAGAAGAACTGCTTTCCAGAATTAAGGATAGACCACTAACAGTAAGCGAAATTTACTGGAACGAAAAGAGACTTCCAAGTCCCGGAACTCTTGACCTGTTGATACAAAAACGACTCATCAAAGCAATTGGTTTCACTCCCACCGATGCACTTCATGTACTGGGAGAATATACTCAGTGGAACAGGGAAGCTTCAGTTCTTGGAGCTGGCATTCTGGCTGCACTCTCAGGAACTGATGAAAATGAGTTTTGTCTTGGAATAAAAAAAGAAGTTGCAAAGAACATGGCATTGAACCTTATTTCATTCCTGCTTGAAAATGTCAGCAGGGAAGAAATAGAAAAAGTGCTGAATGGAAAGTTCTTTGCAGGATTCAAAGTTGATCTTCCTGTAGTTCTTCTTGGAGGACCTGTGAAAGCCTATGAAAAAGAACTTGCAGAATTTATAGATGCAGATATAATCCTGCCTGAATATTGTGATGTGGGAAATGCTGTCGGAGCAGTGGCAGGAAAAGGTTCCAGAAAACTGGAAGTTCTAATTAAGGCAAATTACACCGAATCGAAATACAATCTCAAAACATCTTCTTTTATTACTTTCTTCCCGGGGGGAAGGGAAGAATTCGCATCATATCATGAAGCCCTGGAATTCGGGGAAGAGATTGGCAGTAAGCTCATAATGAACTACATGAGTGATGCCGGACTGGACACCGCTGATGTTAGTATCGAGATGCATCGAAATGATATAGTTACACATGAAGGCGGACTTCCTGTGGAAACAAGACTCAGTTTTTCTGGCATTGGAGAAGCTGGAAAGAACAGAAAAACGGAGGTAGAATAA